The genomic window TAAAAATTTTGATTATTGCATGGATATTGGGAGTGGGGCAGGATTCCCTGCATTGCCTCTTGCAATGTGTAGGCACGAAAGTAAGTTTATTTTGGTAGAACCTAGAAATAAACGAGCAAGTTTTTTGCAAAATGTTATTGTTGAATTAGGGCTTAGGCATGTTGAGGTTAAAAAATGTTTGATTGAAAATCTTAAGCTTTCAGATGGGGAAAAAGTAGATTTAATTACCTCAAGAGCCCTCATGAAGAGTGAAAATTTAATACAACTGACTAAGAAATTTTTAAAAAAAAATGGATATTATTTATTTTATAAAGGAAGCTATTTGCCTATGGAATTAGATTGCAATGAGAATGAATGTATTCATAGGGAAAATAGAATTTATTTTTATAGGAAGGATGCATGATGCGATTTTTGATTTTGATTTTAATAATTGGTGGGATCGTATGGTATTTTTTCTTGAGAAAATCTCCAAAAAAACCAAAGAATAATCACGAGGCAGAATTAATGTTAGAATGCTGTGAATGTGGTACTTATGTTTCTTCTAAAGAAGCTATTTCCTATAATGATAAATATTTTTGTTCAAAAAAATGTTTATTAAAAAATAAGAAAGGTTGAAGAGTGATTATTATTGGACATCATGGAATTAACTACCCCAAGTTTAGAAAAATTACTTCACTTGATGAGATAAATTCGGTAGAAAATACTCTTATCATATGGTTTGAAAGCGCTGATGATAAGGGCTATATGCTTTCACATCATTGTATCGAAAATGATGTAAGGTATGCTGTATGGATTGATAATATTAAGGATTTTGTGATTTATGCAGCCTTAAAACCAGTCTATCTTATACTTGAAAAATCCCCGGAAATCTATCAAAAAATTGCAGAGACTTATTTATATGATACAAAAATATTGTATGTGATTGAAGATGAAGAGGAGATCGAAGAATTGGCAAAATTGGGAATTGATGGGGCTATTTTTAGACAAGTTTTAAGATAATTAAGTTATAATCGTTGCTTCTATTGGGGAGATGTCCGAGTGGTTGAAGGAGCACGCCTGGAACGCGTGTAAGGTGCAAGCCTTCAAGGGTTCGAATCCCTTTCTCTCCGCCATAGCATTTTACGCACTTTCCTTAAACTTCAACTTAAATCAATTTCAATCAATTAAAATCAACTAAAATCAATCAAA from Helicobacter sp. 11S03491-1 includes these protein-coding regions:
- the rsmG gene encoding 16S rRNA (guanine(527)-N(7))-methyltransferase RsmG; this encodes MNLDKVVEGMSLNKNIKEYFKDYAQMLLRWNHIHNLSGSINQESVYENIFDSIYPLRFIKNFDYCMDIGSGAGFPALPLAMCRHESKFILVEPRNKRASFLQNVIVELGLRHVEVKKCLIENLKLSDGEKVDLITSRALMKSENLIQLTKKFLKKNGYYLFYKGSYLPMELDCNENECIHRENRIYFYRKDA
- a CDS encoding PP0621 family protein, with translation MRFLILILIIGGIVWYFFLRKSPKKPKNNHEAELMLECCECGTYVSSKEAISYNDKYFCSKKCLLKNKKG